A genomic window from Nodosilinea sp. FACHB-141 includes:
- a CDS encoding transporter substrate-binding domain-containing protein, with the protein MKRRWFLASTAAVALATVGLTTACGGGGQSAGGDGAAGGDQAGGGVLTMATSADYPPYEFVETAGGAEEIVGFDVDIARHIAEELGYELEITNIDFNGLIPALQAGRADFVMAGMTPTEERKQNVDFSEIYYDAKQTIVFQSGGGIASPEDLSGKTVGVQLGSIQEELANELVETVPNVKLSPLNRINEIVQELKSGRIDAAIIEDTVAEGFLANNPDLEAVEIPEEGSAGSAIAFPKDSELVSEFDRVLAEMESSGMMEELIVKWFGDRAE; encoded by the coding sequence ATGAAACGACGCTGGTTTTTGGCATCCACCGCCGCTGTTGCTCTGGCTACTGTGGGTCTTACTACAGCCTGTGGGGGCGGCGGCCAATCTGCCGGAGGCGACGGGGCAGCTGGGGGTGACCAGGCGGGCGGTGGCGTTTTGACCATGGCGACCTCCGCTGACTACCCTCCTTACGAGTTTGTCGAAACCGCTGGCGGTGCTGAAGAAATCGTCGGCTTTGACGTCGATATTGCCCGCCACATTGCCGAAGAGCTGGGCTATGAGCTGGAGATTACCAATATTGACTTTAACGGCCTGATCCCGGCGTTACAGGCGGGGCGGGCCGACTTTGTCATGGCGGGCATGACCCCCACCGAAGAGCGCAAGCAAAACGTTGATTTTTCTGAGATTTACTACGACGCCAAGCAGACCATCGTGTTTCAGTCGGGGGGTGGAATCGCGTCTCCCGAAGACCTGAGCGGCAAAACCGTGGGGGTGCAGCTGGGCTCCATTCAAGAGGAGTTGGCTAACGAGTTGGTAGAGACCGTGCCCAATGTGAAATTGTCGCCCCTCAACCGCATTAACGAAATCGTTCAAGAGCTCAAGTCGGGTCGCATTGACGCCGCCATTATTGAGGACACCGTAGCCGAGGGCTTTTTAGCCAACAACCCCGACTTGGAAGCGGTAGAAATTCCCGAAGAGGGGTCGGCGGGTTCTGCGATCGCATTTCCCAAGGACTCTGAGCTGGTGAGCGAATTTGATCGAGTGCTGGCCGAAATGGAGTCGAGCGGCATGATGGAAGAGCTGATTGTTAAGTGGTTCGGCGACAGGGCTGAGTAG
- a CDS encoding pentapeptide repeat-containing protein: MVFGALGQTPEQSAWISVVMLHIFSGVAGVGSVSHALVGRDVSASRAGLYLSGVCSAALLGFFYLGSYFDQNLKAAIAGAVAGAGLAIVFSLMAKRPMGVFIPAMGAIAAYGFSFLIWTAAIAHLSARQYIWGVCLGALSLVYVWFAICSLRAVGHGVSQLIGTSFRGANLTNAQFDQGNLKNTDFSKAIGR; encoded by the coding sequence ATGGTTTTCGGCGCTTTGGGGCAGACGCCAGAGCAATCGGCCTGGATATCTGTCGTCATGCTGCACATCTTTTCAGGCGTGGCGGGGGTTGGTTCGGTGAGCCACGCTCTAGTCGGGCGGGATGTCAGCGCTAGTCGAGCAGGGCTGTATCTATCTGGCGTTTGTTCGGCGGCGTTGCTAGGCTTTTTCTACCTTGGCAGCTACTTTGACCAAAATCTTAAGGCTGCGATCGCAGGTGCAGTTGCCGGAGCCGGCCTCGCGATCGTCTTTAGTTTGATGGCTAAGAGGCCCATGGGAGTTTTCATTCCTGCCATGGGCGCAATTGCTGCCTATGGGTTCTCCTTTTTAATATGGACTGCGGCGATCGCCCATTTGAGCGCTAGACAGTACATCTGGGGCGTTTGCTTAGGCGCTTTGTCGCTGGTCTATGTATGGTTTGCCATCTGCTCGCTACGGGCAGTGGGCCACGGGGTCAGCCAGCTGATTGGCACCTCGTTTCGAGGGGCCAATTTAACCAATGCTCAATTTGATCAGGGGAACTTAAAAAATACCGATTTTTCGAAAGCAATAGGTCGGTAA
- the murA gene encoding UDP-N-acetylglucosamine 1-carboxyvinyltransferase — protein sequence MEDTAIVTSIGLPNPVAAAEADGAVLEITGGTPLRGQATISGAKNSALVVMAGTLLCSQPCRIRNIPHLMDIERMGEVLTALGVGLKREDDALVVDATTIAHTKAPYDVVSRLRASFFVIGPLLARMGVARIPLPGGCAIGARPVELHVRGLQAMGADVHIEHGTVHAYVPGSGGRLQGAKIYLDYPSVGATETLMMAATLADGETIIENAAQEPEVTDLANFCRAMGARIRGAGTNTITIVGVPSLHSTDYGIIPDRIEAGTLLVAGAITRSEISLYPVIPEHLTAVIAKLQEIGGQVVVDGPSRVRYVPSHTIASTDIQTGPFPGFPTDMQAQFMALMAVCEGSSLITETVFENRLRHVAELNRMGADIRLNGNCAIIKGVHQLSGAPVLATDLRASAALVLAGLAAKGTTTIQGLHHLDRGYDDLEGKLRLLGANLRRYNDGSVPAI from the coding sequence GTGGAGGACACCGCTATCGTTACGTCCATTGGTTTACCTAACCCTGTAGCCGCTGCCGAAGCGGATGGTGCTGTCCTTGAAATTACCGGCGGTACTCCCCTGAGAGGCCAGGCCACCATCAGCGGAGCCAAAAATTCTGCCCTGGTGGTGATGGCCGGTACCCTGCTGTGCTCACAGCCCTGCCGCATTCGCAATATTCCTCACCTGATGGATATTGAGCGGATGGGGGAGGTGCTCACCGCCCTCGGGGTAGGCCTGAAGCGCGAAGACGATGCCCTGGTGGTAGACGCCACCACCATCGCCCATACCAAAGCGCCCTACGACGTGGTTAGCCGTCTGCGAGCTAGCTTCTTTGTCATCGGCCCGCTGCTGGCCCGCATGGGGGTAGCGCGCATTCCTCTGCCCGGCGGCTGCGCGATCGGGGCTCGCCCAGTGGAGCTCCACGTGCGCGGGCTTCAGGCTATGGGTGCCGATGTGCACATTGAGCACGGTACCGTGCACGCCTACGTACCCGGCAGCGGTGGCCGCCTGCAGGGGGCCAAAATTTACCTCGACTACCCCAGCGTGGGGGCCACCGAAACCTTGATGATGGCGGCTACCCTGGCTGACGGCGAAACCATTATTGAAAACGCTGCCCAGGAGCCTGAAGTCACTGACTTGGCCAACTTCTGTCGAGCCATGGGGGCGCGGATTCGCGGCGCGGGTACCAACACCATCACTATTGTTGGGGTGCCCAGCCTGCACAGCACCGACTATGGCATCATTCCCGATCGCATTGAGGCCGGCACCCTGCTGGTGGCCGGGGCGATCACCCGCTCTGAGATCAGCCTATACCCGGTAATTCCTGAGCACCTCACCGCCGTGATTGCCAAGCTCCAAGAAATTGGCGGGCAGGTAGTGGTTGATGGCCCCAGTCGCGTGCGCTACGTGCCTTCCCATACCATTGCCTCCACCGATATTCAAACCGGGCCGTTTCCGGGCTTTCCCACCGATATGCAGGCCCAGTTTATGGCCTTGATGGCGGTCTGCGAAGGCAGCAGCCTGATCACCGAAACGGTGTTTGAAAATCGCTTGCGCCACGTGGCCGAGCTCAACCGCATGGGGGCCGACATTCGCCTCAATGGCAACTGCGCCATTATTAAGGGCGTTCATCAGCTCTCGGGGGCTCCGGTGCTGGCTACCGACCTGCGAGCCTCGGCTGCTCTAGTGCTGGCCGGTTTAGCCGCCAAGGGCACCACCACCATCCAGGGTCTGCACCACCTCGATCGCGGCTATGACGATCTGGAGGGCAAGCTCCGACTGCTGGGGGCCAACCTGCGTCGCTATAACGACGGCTCCGTTCCCGCTATTTAG
- a CDS encoding ATP-binding cassette domain-containing protein, which yields MIRIEHLVKSFGPLEVLKDISTEVDSGEVVAIIGPSGSGKSTLLRCINLLEVPTAGHIFVGGIDITSPKCDILKVRQNVGMVFQHFNLFPHKTVMGNLTYAPMKVRGLSKADASKIAMDLLNKVGLAEKADQYPSRLSGGQKQRVAIARALAMEPDVMLFDEPTSALDPEMVKEVLDVMKALVRTGITMAIVTHEMGFAREVANRVLFLDGGYLVEDAPPDVFFSAPKSDRAQQFLEKVL from the coding sequence GTGATTAGAATCGAGCATTTAGTTAAATCTTTCGGGCCGCTGGAGGTGCTGAAGGATATTTCTACCGAAGTAGACAGTGGAGAAGTGGTAGCCATTATCGGCCCCTCGGGATCGGGTAAGTCAACCCTGCTGCGCTGCATCAATTTGCTGGAGGTGCCTACAGCCGGACACATTTTTGTCGGTGGCATCGACATTACCTCGCCTAAGTGCGACATTCTCAAGGTGCGTCAGAATGTGGGTATGGTGTTTCAGCACTTCAACCTGTTTCCCCACAAAACAGTGATGGGCAACCTCACCTACGCGCCGATGAAGGTGCGGGGGCTCTCGAAGGCCGACGCCAGCAAAATTGCCATGGATCTGCTCAACAAAGTCGGTCTAGCGGAAAAAGCCGACCAGTACCCGTCGCGACTGTCGGGGGGACAGAAGCAGCGGGTGGCGATCGCCCGCGCCCTGGCCATGGAGCCCGATGTGATGCTGTTTGACGAGCCCACCAGCGCCCTTGACCCCGAAATGGTCAAAGAAGTGCTGGATGTGATGAAGGCGCTGGTTAGAACGGGCATCACCATGGCGATTGTGACCCACGAGATGGGCTTTGCTCGCGAGGTGGCCAACCGCGTGCTGTTTCTCGACGGTGGCTACCTGGTGGAAGACGCACCGCCGGATGTATTTTTTAGCGCCCCAAAGAGCGATCGCGCCCAGCAGTTCTTAGAGAAGGTGTTGTAG
- a CDS encoding FAD-binding oxidoreductase, translating to MTLARPVTDWDALAQAFGAIETIRDPNQREKLSKDYYYFSPVLQGQLANLVADLIVRPTSEAEVLAVAKVCVEARVPVTVRGAGTGNYGQCIPLEGGVVLDLSKMNAVKRVEPGVAWVEPGAKLSAIDKVTRESGWELRMYPSTYRTATIGGFIGGGSGGIGSITYGQLRDRGNLNAVRVVTFEDNPRIIELRGDEVQKVNHAYGTNGIITELEIPLGPAYPWAEVIVTFDDFMTAAHFGQALGDADGLIKKLISIHAWPIPSYFASLKPYLPEGKAAALLMVAEPSLALFGELVKEFGGTITYSKSAQEASKGAPLAEFTWNHTTLHARSVDPSLTYLQTLFPYDPKLERVQHFYEHFGDEVIMHLEYLRMGGNTIPAALQIVRYSTPERLAEVIRYHEDNGALIANPHTYLLEDGGMKKVDAVQVNFKAEVDPYGLLNPGKMRGWLERGKALPHGSSPASN from the coding sequence ATGACCTTGGCTCGCCCCGTTACTGACTGGGATGCTCTAGCCCAAGCCTTTGGAGCGATCGAAACGATTCGCGACCCCAACCAGCGCGAAAAACTCTCCAAGGACTATTACTATTTCAGCCCAGTGCTGCAAGGGCAGCTAGCCAACCTCGTCGCCGATTTGATCGTGCGTCCTACCAGCGAAGCAGAAGTGCTGGCGGTGGCCAAGGTCTGTGTAGAGGCGCGGGTGCCCGTCACCGTGCGGGGGGCGGGCACCGGCAACTACGGCCAGTGCATTCCCCTAGAGGGCGGGGTGGTGCTCGACCTGAGCAAAATGAACGCGGTGAAGCGGGTTGAGCCAGGGGTGGCCTGGGTAGAGCCGGGAGCTAAACTCTCGGCCATTGATAAAGTCACCCGCGAATCCGGGTGGGAACTGCGGATGTATCCCTCCACCTACCGCACGGCGACTATTGGCGGCTTTATTGGCGGCGGCAGCGGCGGCATTGGCTCGATTACCTACGGGCAGCTGCGCGATCGCGGCAACCTCAACGCGGTGCGCGTTGTCACCTTTGAAGACAATCCTCGCATCATTGAGCTACGCGGCGATGAGGTGCAAAAGGTCAACCACGCCTACGGCACCAACGGCATTATCACCGAGCTAGAGATTCCTCTTGGCCCGGCCTACCCTTGGGCGGAGGTGATTGTGACCTTCGACGACTTTATGACCGCCGCCCACTTTGGCCAGGCCCTAGGTGATGCCGACGGGCTGATCAAAAAGTTGATCAGCATCCACGCCTGGCCGATCCCCAGCTACTTTGCGTCTCTGAAACCCTACCTGCCCGAGGGCAAAGCGGCGGCGCTGCTGATGGTGGCCGAGCCTTCCCTCGCCCTGTTTGGGGAACTGGTGAAGGAATTTGGCGGTACCATCACCTACAGCAAATCGGCTCAGGAAGCCAGTAAAGGCGCGCCCCTGGCGGAGTTCACCTGGAACCACACCACCCTCCACGCCCGCAGCGTTGACCCATCGCTTACCTATCTGCAAACCCTGTTTCCCTACGATCCCAAGTTGGAACGGGTGCAGCACTTCTATGAGCACTTTGGCGACGAGGTGATCATGCACCTGGAATACCTGCGCATGGGGGGCAACACGATTCCGGCGGCGCTGCAGATTGTGCGTTACTCGACCCCCGAGCGGCTGGCGGAAGTTATTCGCTACCACGAAGACAACGGGGCGCTGATCGCCAACCCCCACACCTACCTGCTTGAAGACGGCGGTATGAAAAAGGTAGATGCGGTGCAGGTGAACTTTAAAGCTGAGGTTGACCCCTACGGGCTGCTCAACCCCGGTAAAATGCGCGGCTGGCTAGAGCGAGGTAAGGCGTTGCCCCATGGTTCTTCCCCCGCATCCAACTAA
- a CDS encoding DUF5340 domain-containing protein produces MANLGKPLPLPSHIHYELLLRLLEQQTMSVAYQNPQIRVQVQELIVALRKALSQQRQLEETCRQVKIDVEYQWSTNQLGDHFLPKDVAP; encoded by the coding sequence ATGGCAAATCTAGGCAAACCGCTCCCACTCCCTTCACATATTCACTATGAACTGCTGCTGCGACTGCTGGAGCAGCAAACTATGTCGGTGGCCTACCAAAATCCTCAGATTCGGGTGCAGGTGCAGGAGTTGATCGTTGCCCTGCGCAAGGCTCTGTCGCAGCAGCGCCAGCTCGAAGAAACCTGTAGACAGGTCAAAATCGACGTTGAATATCAGTGGTCAACCAACCAGCTCGGCGATCATTTTTTACCTAAGGATGTCGCTCCCTAG
- a CDS encoding amino acid ABC transporter permease gives MNLDFGQIIPSLPFILNGILVTLRFTVLSALFGFTLGTLLSLLKISNIKPLRWFAEFYTSIFRGTPLILQLALVYFATPQLIGYKITPIEAGVFTFSLNSAAYSSETIRAGIMAVDKGQREASMSLGVPYRPMMLDIILPQAFKNILPALVNETIALLKDSALVSTIGVLDLMRRAQVVAGQTFLYFEPLLVVGVIYYVMVMGLTQAANVLERRMRRSD, from the coding sequence ATGAACTTAGACTTCGGCCAAATTATTCCATCGCTGCCCTTCATCCTGAATGGCATTCTGGTTACCCTCAGGTTTACGGTGCTGTCTGCCCTATTTGGGTTTACCCTAGGCACCTTGCTGTCGCTGCTCAAGATCTCCAACATCAAGCCGCTGCGGTGGTTTGCAGAGTTCTACACGTCAATTTTTCGGGGTACGCCGCTGATTTTGCAGCTGGCGCTGGTGTACTTTGCTACCCCTCAGCTGATTGGCTACAAGATTACGCCGATTGAGGCGGGGGTGTTTACCTTCTCGCTCAACTCGGCGGCCTACAGTTCTGAGACCATTCGCGCCGGCATTATGGCAGTGGATAAAGGGCAGCGGGAGGCTTCTATGTCCCTTGGTGTGCCCTACAGGCCGATGATGCTCGACATCATCTTGCCCCAGGCTTTCAAGAATATTTTGCCCGCCCTGGTGAATGAGACCATTGCGCTACTAAAAGATTCGGCCCTGGTGTCTACCATTGGAGTATTAGACCTGATGCGGCGGGCCCAGGTGGTGGCGGGGCAAACCTTCCTCTACTTTGAGCCGCTGCTGGTGGTGGGGGTAATTTACTACGTCATGGTGATGGGGCTGACCCAGGCTGCTAACGTTCTTGAGCGGAGGATGCGCCGCAGTGATTAG
- a CDS encoding RNA methyltransferase produces MLTSLQNPLVKLFRKLHQAKARRSQAQFLLEGTHLIQEALATSYPLDIACYTPAWQQAHPDLALRLEQRAERVELVSDAVLEGMATTQHPDGVVAIAPQLLHPPNLDVQGIGLAVETLQDPGNLGTVIRTAVAAGVDGLWLSADSVAPDHPRVLRASAGQWFRLPLAVVDDLNSLLTNWNQAGVQLVATSSYATTDYWAVDFTKPTVIVLGNEGAGLSADLQRQATVQVRIPMAGAVESLNVGVSAALLLYEARRQREWESRGVKE; encoded by the coding sequence ATGCTTACGAGCCTGCAAAATCCCCTGGTTAAACTTTTTAGGAAGCTACACCAGGCCAAGGCGCGGCGATCGCAGGCTCAGTTTCTGCTCGAAGGCACCCACCTGATCCAGGAAGCCCTCGCCACTAGCTATCCCCTAGACATTGCCTGCTACACCCCGGCTTGGCAGCAGGCCCATCCCGATTTAGCTTTGAGACTAGAGCAGCGGGCCGAGCGAGTTGAGCTGGTGTCTGACGCTGTTTTAGAGGGCATGGCGACGACCCAGCATCCCGATGGGGTAGTGGCGATCGCACCCCAACTCCTGCACCCGCCCAACCTCGACGTTCAGGGCATAGGGCTAGCGGTGGAAACCCTCCAAGATCCCGGAAATTTGGGCACAGTTATTCGCACGGCGGTAGCGGCTGGGGTCGATGGTCTGTGGTTGAGCGCCGACAGCGTGGCCCCCGACCATCCCAGGGTGCTGCGAGCTTCAGCGGGCCAGTGGTTTCGGCTGCCCCTGGCGGTAGTAGATGATTTGAATTCCTTGTTGACAAACTGGAATCAGGCTGGGGTGCAGTTGGTGGCCACTAGCTCCTACGCCACCACAGACTACTGGGCCGTAGATTTCACCAAACCCACGGTGATTGTGCTGGGCAATGAGGGGGCCGGGCTGTCAGCCGACCTTCAGCGTCAGGCCACGGTGCAGGTGCGCATCCCCATGGCCGGAGCCGTAGAGTCTCTCAACGTAGGGGTTTCGGCGGCACTGCTGCTCTATGAGGCGCGGCGACAGCGGGAGTGGGAGAGTAGGGGAGTGAAAGAGTAA
- the psbQ gene encoding photosystem II protein PsbQ: MGRFRPLLGILLAVVASCLVACGGPAAKIPTTYTPELLQQVELYTPAVAELRDRFPELQGYIQQKDWVNVQSFIHGPMGEMRMRVNRLAGTLLTKDKPQAQSLAKEIYTHLERLDEAAANNQQVIAGQEYRNALDDFDAFLSLVPTFQ; this comes from the coding sequence ATGGGACGCTTCAGACCTCTTTTGGGAATTTTGCTGGCGGTAGTGGCCTCCTGTCTGGTGGCCTGCGGTGGCCCAGCGGCCAAGATACCGACGACCTATACCCCAGAGCTATTGCAGCAGGTGGAGCTGTATACCCCTGCTGTGGCCGAGCTGCGCGATCGCTTCCCCGAGCTTCAGGGCTACATTCAACAGAAAGACTGGGTGAACGTGCAGAGCTTCATCCACGGCCCCATGGGCGAAATGCGGATGCGGGTCAACCGGCTGGCGGGCACACTGCTAACCAAAGACAAGCCCCAAGCCCAGTCTCTCGCCAAGGAGATTTACACTCACCTAGAGCGCCTAGACGAGGCCGCAGCTAACAACCAGCAGGTGATTGCCGGTCAAGAGTATCGCAATGCTCTAGATGACTTTGACGCATTCCTGAGTCTGGTGCCGACGTTTCAATAG
- the trpC gene encoding indole-3-glycerol phosphate synthase TrpC: MKIRRRPPNPAVAVKHLQYQIKVDDAEPRNILEEIVWQKETEVAQLRERLPLADLQRQVLDAPPPRDFVGALRNGRTTPALIAEVKKASPSKGVMRPDFDPVAIAQTYAAHGATCLSVLTDKTFFQGDFDYITQIREVVDLPLLCKEFIIYPYQMYLARSKGADAVLLIAAILSDQDLTYFAQIAKALGMAVLVEVHTLEELDRVLAVPGLALIGINNRDLETFTTRLETTAELIEVRREALAASSALLVSESGIHTPADLRAVTAAGAAAVLVGESLIRQPDPGLAIDQLYEKNTD, from the coding sequence ATGAAGATTCGCCGCCGCCCTCCCAACCCCGCTGTTGCGGTTAAACACTTGCAGTATCAAATCAAAGTAGACGATGCTGAACCCCGAAATATATTAGAAGAAATTGTTTGGCAAAAGGAGACAGAGGTCGCTCAGCTGCGGGAGCGCCTACCCTTGGCCGATTTGCAACGGCAGGTGCTCGATGCTCCCCCGCCCCGCGACTTTGTTGGCGCTCTGCGCAATGGCCGCACGACTCCTGCGCTGATTGCTGAGGTGAAAAAGGCCTCTCCTAGCAAGGGGGTGATGCGGCCTGATTTTGATCCGGTGGCGATCGCCCAAACCTACGCTGCTCACGGGGCCACCTGCCTTTCGGTGCTCACCGACAAAACCTTCTTTCAGGGAGACTTTGATTACATAACCCAGATTCGGGAAGTGGTTGACCTGCCACTGCTGTGTAAAGAGTTCATCATCTACCCCTATCAAATGTATCTGGCCCGGTCGAAGGGGGCCGACGCGGTGCTGCTGATTGCCGCCATTCTCTCTGACCAAGATCTGACCTATTTTGCCCAGATTGCCAAAGCTTTGGGGATGGCGGTGCTGGTCGAAGTTCACACCCTGGAGGAGTTAGATCGCGTGCTAGCGGTGCCGGGCCTGGCGCTGATTGGCATCAATAACCGCGACCTAGAAACCTTTACCACCCGCCTAGAGACCACCGCAGAGCTGATTGAGGTACGGCGTGAGGCCCTAGCCGCCAGCAGTGCGCTGCTGGTTAGCGAGTCAGGTATTCACACCCCAGCAGACCTACGGGCGGTGACGGCAGCTGGCGCGGCTGCCGTGCTAGTGGGCGAGTCGCTAATTCGCCAACCCGACCCAGGGCTGGCTATTGACCAGCTTTATGAAAAAAACACGGACTAG
- the folP gene encoding dihydropteroate synthase, translated as MSVLTVPSPWKIRDRTLTWGSRTYLMGVLNVTPDSFSDGGQFNTVERAVAQARHLVHHGTDILDIGGQSTRPGAESISRTEELERVIPVIEAIRRDDDDTLAQAIISVDTTRSSVARAAVKAGADIVNDISAGTYDNGMLSTVADLGVPIMIMHLRGTPITMQQRTDYHDLVGEIHEFLQHQIEAAIAVGVKPSKIAVDPGLGFAKTSAQSLELLRQLSRFRDLGRPLLVGPSRKSFIGWILDQPDPQQRVWGTAAACCAAIAGGADIIRVHDGAEMHDVCRVADAVWRGTY; from the coding sequence ATGTCTGTGCTTACGGTGCCGTCTCCCTGGAAAATTCGCGATCGCACCTTGACCTGGGGCAGCCGCACCTACCTGATGGGGGTGCTCAACGTCACCCCCGACAGTTTTAGCGACGGCGGCCAGTTTAACACCGTTGAGCGAGCTGTGGCCCAGGCGCGCCATCTGGTGCACCACGGCACCGATATTCTCGACATTGGCGGTCAGTCTACCCGGCCAGGGGCCGAGTCGATCTCCCGTACCGAAGAGCTGGAGCGGGTGATTCCAGTGATTGAGGCCATTCGTCGCGATGACGACGACACCCTAGCTCAAGCGATTATCTCAGTGGATACTACCCGGTCGTCGGTGGCGCGAGCGGCGGTGAAGGCCGGGGCCGATATTGTCAACGACATCTCAGCGGGCACCTACGACAATGGCATGCTCTCGACGGTGGCCGACCTGGGCGTCCCGATCATGATCATGCACCTGCGGGGTACCCCAATTACCATGCAGCAGCGCACCGACTACCACGATCTGGTGGGCGAGATTCACGAGTTTTTGCAGCACCAGATCGAAGCGGCGATCGCCGTTGGCGTTAAGCCCAGCAAAATTGCCGTTGACCCTGGTCTAGGCTTTGCCAAAACCTCTGCCCAGAGCCTAGAACTGCTGCGGCAGCTCAGTCGGTTTCGCGATCTAGGGCGGCCGCTGCTGGTGGGCCCCTCCCGCAAGAGCTTTATTGGCTGGATTTTAGACCAGCCTGACCCTCAGCAACGGGTGTGGGGCACGGCGGCGGCTTGCTGTGCGGCGATCGCTGGCGGGGCTGATATCATCCGCGTCCACGACGGGGCGGAGATGCACGATGTGTGTCGAGTAGCCGACGCGGTATGGCGAGGAACCTATTAA
- the lpdA gene encoding dihydrolipoyl dehydrogenase, translating to MSDAFDYDLLIIGAGVGGHGAALHAVKRGLKTAIVEADVMGGTCVNRGCIPSKALLAASGRVRELRNEHHLKSLGISVGNVTYDREAIADHAKNLVSKIQGDMTNSLTRLGVDIIKGWARLAGEQKAAIATPDGEKIVTAKDIILSPGSVPFVPPGIETDGKTVFTSDEALKLDWLPDWIAIIGSGYIGLEFSDVYTALGCEVTIIEALDQLMPTFDPDIAKIAQRVLIAPRDIETRAGVIAQKVIPGTPVVIELANRETREVVETLEVDACLVATGRIPATKDLGLEKVGVEADRRGFIPVDDHLQVLRDGQPVPHLWAIGDATGKMMLAHAASAQGILTVETICGEPRQINYLSIPAAAFTHPEVSFVGLTEPAAKTLAEAEGFAIDTVKTYFKGNSKALAEGEGDGLAKVIYRKDTGEILGAHIIGMHAADLIQEAANAIANGQTVTELSFCVHTHPTLSEVLDEAFKRAVVVSA from the coding sequence GTGAGCGACGCATTTGATTACGACCTGCTAATTATTGGCGCTGGGGTAGGGGGCCATGGGGCCGCCCTGCACGCGGTGAAGCGGGGGTTAAAGACGGCTATTGTTGAAGCTGATGTGATGGGAGGCACCTGCGTAAACCGGGGCTGCATTCCCTCTAAGGCGCTGCTGGCAGCGTCGGGCCGCGTGCGAGAGCTGCGCAATGAGCACCACCTCAAGTCCCTGGGTATTTCGGTGGGCAATGTCACCTACGATCGCGAGGCCATTGCCGACCACGCCAAAAACCTGGTCAGCAAGATCCAGGGCGACATGACCAACAGCCTGACCCGGCTGGGGGTCGATATCATCAAGGGCTGGGCTCGGCTGGCGGGGGAGCAGAAGGCGGCGATCGCCACCCCCGACGGCGAAAAAATTGTGACGGCCAAAGACATTATTTTGTCGCCCGGCTCGGTGCCTTTTGTGCCCCCCGGCATTGAGACCGACGGCAAAACCGTCTTTACTAGCGACGAAGCCCTGAAGCTCGACTGGTTGCCCGACTGGATCGCCATTATCGGCAGTGGCTATATCGGCCTAGAGTTCTCGGATGTCTATACTGCCCTAGGCTGCGAAGTCACCATCATCGAAGCGCTGGATCAGCTGATGCCCACCTTCGACCCCGACATCGCCAAGATTGCCCAGCGGGTGCTGATTGCCCCCCGCGACATCGAAACCCGCGCTGGAGTGATTGCCCAGAAAGTCATCCCTGGCACCCCGGTGGTGATTGAGCTGGCCAATCGCGAGACCCGCGAAGTGGTCGAAACCCTGGAGGTTGACGCCTGCCTAGTGGCCACCGGGCGCATCCCGGCGACCAAAGATTTGGGATTAGAAAAAGTCGGCGTCGAGGCTGATCGTCGGGGCTTCATTCCTGTGGATGACCACCTGCAAGTGCTGCGGGATGGCCAGCCGGTGCCCCACCTGTGGGCGATCGGCGACGCCACCGGCAAAATGATGCTGGCCCACGCCGCCTCAGCCCAGGGAATTCTCACAGTAGAAACCATCTGCGGTGAACCGCGCCAGATCAACTACCTCAGCATTCCGGCGGCGGCCTTTACCCACCCCGAGGTCAGCTTTGTGGGGTTGACGGAACCCGCCGCTAAGACCCTGGCCGAGGCCGAGGGCTTTGCCATCGACACCGTGAAAACCTACTTTAAAGGCAACTCTAAGGCTCTAGCCGAGGGCGAGGGCGACGGGCTAGCCAAGGTAATCTACCGCAAAGACACCGGCGAAATTCTTGGTGCCCACATCATTGGTATGCACGCGGCGGATCTGATTCAGGAAGCGGCCAATGCGATCGCCAACGGCCAGACCGTAACCGAACTGTCGTTCTGCGTCCACACCCACCCCACCCTCTCGGAAGTGCTCGACGAAGCCTTTAAGCGGGCGGTAGTAGTGTCGGCCTAA